One Luteibacter aegosomaticola genomic window carries:
- a CDS encoding nucleoside deaminase: MLYTQVHLTLPAWVHEFVDTTKTYEGDDAKVRLAIELSGRNVEAVSGGPFGAAVFDGNDRIVAVGVNRVVPHSCSVAHAEMMAYMLAQQRMQRFRLNEDGGHFTLATSSQPCCQCYGATVWAGVDTLLIGARASDVEELTTFDEGPLPADWVGELVRRGIAVRTDILRDEAREVLRHYGEIGAAY; encoded by the coding sequence ATGCTGTACACACAGGTCCACCTCACCCTGCCCGCCTGGGTCCACGAATTCGTCGACACCACGAAAACCTACGAAGGCGATGACGCGAAGGTAAGGCTCGCCATTGAGCTCTCCGGGCGCAACGTCGAGGCGGTTTCCGGTGGCCCGTTCGGTGCGGCCGTGTTCGATGGCAACGACCGCATCGTTGCCGTCGGCGTGAACCGCGTGGTGCCGCACAGCTGCTCCGTAGCGCACGCCGAGATGATGGCGTACATGCTTGCGCAGCAGCGCATGCAGCGCTTCCGCCTCAATGAAGATGGCGGCCACTTCACCCTGGCGACCAGCTCGCAGCCGTGCTGCCAGTGCTACGGCGCCACGGTATGGGCCGGCGTCGATACGCTCCTGATCGGCGCACGCGCCAGCGATGTGGAAGAACTCACGACCTTCGACGAAGGCCCGCTGCCGGCCGATTGGGTCGGTGAGCTGGTGCGCCGCGGCATCGCGGTGCGCACCGACATCCTCCGTGATGAAGCGCGCGAGGTCCTCCGCCATTACGGTGAGATCGGCGCCGCCTACTAA
- a CDS encoding ATP-binding response regulator — MRDGSASWLEKVWRRTSLVQRLTCVALAPTAISAVLLVTLLTRHQMDTLHEMGRSTADAIAQQAATVSGEALRSEQRRELGRIAQSIVQLPQVSRVRITDRDGEILADRVNGAVEDDDNLTVSRDVLDPVSSRVVGSVTVDVSVEDAVAAQRASVHNALIWLSLSLLIAIMIGWSAARWMSAPLRNLAIAVRQLGLGDRTVVVPVTDDTEIGDLQRGFNGAASKLLHAQIGMEREIATATDELARKNAALEAASVAKARFLAAASHDLRQPLYALTLFSSGLAVDEFDPVRLNRIAHIQECVESLDHLFSELLDLSRLDTGAMKAVPRDVALDDVFEEVSVNFRMVAEQHDLRLVVRTTGAWVRTDRTMLARILNNLVSNALRYTRCGGVLVAARRRDDGKVRIDVWDTGLGIPREHVAHIFDEFYRIESGPEAGRPEGTRRGLGLGLSTVQRLAGLLGTEATVTSKPGKGSVFSIILPEVAANPLPEAPQAAAPEPGVPRDVAGMRVLVIDDEPSILAGISYLLGSWGCEVMTAEDAQQAMEAVHLWMQPPDLVISDLRLREGTGLDVLALLDRYYRRRPGDPPPFARVLITGETRSDFLANVDTTTTQVLYKPVSPERLHDVMVSAWSVHHAAV, encoded by the coding sequence ATGCGGGATGGATCGGCTTCTTGGCTGGAAAAGGTGTGGCGGCGCACATCGCTGGTGCAGCGCCTGACCTGTGTCGCGCTCGCGCCCACCGCGATCAGCGCGGTGCTGCTGGTCACCCTGCTGACCCGCCACCAGATGGATACGCTGCACGAGATGGGCCGCTCGACCGCGGACGCTATCGCCCAGCAGGCCGCCACCGTCTCCGGTGAAGCCCTGCGCAGCGAACAGCGCCGCGAGCTCGGCCGCATCGCCCAGTCCATCGTGCAATTGCCGCAGGTCTCACGCGTGCGCATTACCGACCGCGACGGCGAGATCCTGGCCGATCGGGTGAACGGCGCCGTCGAGGATGATGACAACCTGACGGTATCGCGCGACGTGCTCGATCCGGTGAGCAGCCGCGTGGTGGGTTCGGTCACCGTAGACGTGAGCGTGGAGGATGCCGTGGCCGCCCAGCGCGCCAGCGTCCACAACGCGCTGATCTGGCTTTCGCTCAGCCTGCTTATCGCCATCATGATCGGTTGGTCGGCGGCCCGCTGGATGAGCGCGCCGTTGCGTAACCTGGCGATCGCCGTGCGCCAGCTCGGCCTGGGCGACCGTACCGTCGTGGTGCCGGTCACCGACGACACCGAGATCGGTGACCTGCAGCGCGGCTTCAATGGCGCGGCGTCGAAACTGCTGCATGCTCAGATCGGCATGGAGCGCGAGATCGCCACGGCTACCGACGAGCTCGCGCGAAAAAACGCCGCGCTTGAGGCGGCTAGCGTAGCCAAGGCACGATTCCTTGCCGCCGCCTCGCACGACCTGCGCCAGCCGCTCTATGCGTTGACCCTGTTTTCCTCGGGCCTGGCCGTCGATGAGTTCGACCCTGTCCGCCTGAACCGCATCGCCCACATCCAGGAGTGCGTCGAATCGCTCGATCATCTGTTCAGCGAGCTGCTCGACCTGTCGCGGCTGGATACCGGTGCGATGAAAGCCGTACCACGTGATGTCGCGCTCGACGATGTGTTCGAGGAAGTGAGCGTGAACTTCCGCATGGTGGCCGAGCAGCACGACCTGCGCCTCGTCGTACGCACCACCGGCGCGTGGGTCCGTACCGACCGCACCATGCTTGCCCGCATCCTCAACAATCTTGTGAGCAATGCCCTTCGCTATACGCGCTGTGGTGGCGTGCTGGTTGCCGCCCGCCGCAGGGATGACGGCAAGGTGCGTATCGATGTTTGGGACACCGGCCTGGGCATCCCGCGCGAGCACGTGGCGCACATCTTCGATGAGTTCTACCGGATCGAGAGCGGCCCGGAAGCGGGCCGCCCGGAAGGCACCCGGCGTGGCCTGGGCCTCGGCCTTTCGACCGTGCAGCGCCTGGCCGGCCTGCTTGGCACCGAGGCTACGGTGACCTCGAAACCCGGCAAGGGCAGCGTCTTCTCCATCATCCTGCCCGAGGTGGCCGCCAACCCGTTGCCCGAAGCCCCACAGGCGGCGGCACCCGAGCCTGGCGTGCCGCGGGATGTGGCCGGCATGCGTGTACTGGTGATCGACGACGAGCCCAGCATCCTGGCTGGCATCAGCTACCTGCTGGGCAGCTGGGGGTGCGAGGTGATGACCGCGGAAGATGCCCAGCAGGCCATGGAGGCCGTGCACCTGTGGATGCAGCCGCCCGACCTCGTCATTTCGGACCTGCGCCTGCGCGAAGGCACCGGCCTGGACGTGCTGGCCCTGCTCGATCGCTACTACCGGCGCCGACCGGGGGATCCCCCGCCGTTTGCCCGGGTGCTGATCACCGGCGAGACCCGCAGCGACTTCCTGGCCAACGTGGATACGACGACCACGCAGGTCCTGTACAAGCCTGTCTCACCCGAACGGCTCCACGATGTAATGGTTTCTGCATGGTCTGTCCATCATGCAGCCGTCTGA
- a CDS encoding LuxR C-terminal-related transcriptional regulator, producing the protein MRVLIADDHRLIIEGVKLKLRELGDAVEFVEAETVAQLKAHLGKTPLPDIALIDMAMPGADGVEHIKDAVAALKEPDEDGIDRARPVIVLSGTEDPGAIRHVLDLGVQGYIPKSSPPDVILNAVRLVVGGGIYVPPEAMKAASNTPMVPAFATAGGDGLTTKERLATVLTDRQIDVLKLLAKGRPNKLIARELGISEGTVKIHLAAIFRALHVRNRLEALVAAQHLGD; encoded by the coding sequence ATGCGAGTTCTGATCGCGGACGATCATCGGCTGATCATCGAGGGCGTGAAGCTGAAGCTTCGCGAGCTGGGTGATGCTGTCGAGTTCGTCGAGGCTGAAACGGTGGCGCAGCTGAAAGCGCATCTGGGGAAGACACCCCTGCCCGATATCGCGCTGATCGACATGGCCATGCCTGGCGCCGATGGCGTCGAACACATCAAGGATGCCGTGGCTGCACTCAAGGAGCCGGACGAAGACGGTATCGATCGCGCACGTCCGGTGATCGTGCTTTCGGGCACGGAAGATCCAGGCGCCATCCGCCACGTGCTGGATCTCGGCGTCCAGGGCTACATCCCGAAATCCTCACCCCCCGATGTCATCCTGAATGCGGTGCGCCTGGTCGTCGGCGGCGGTATCTACGTGCCGCCCGAGGCCATGAAAGCGGCCTCGAACACGCCCATGGTCCCCGCCTTCGCGACAGCGGGTGGCGATGGCCTGACCACCAAGGAGCGCCTGGCGACGGTGCTGACCGATCGCCAGATCGATGTCCTGAAGCTGCTCGCCAAGGGCCGGCCCAACAAGCTGATCGCCCGCGAACTGGGGATTAGCGAGGGCACGGTAAAGATCCATCTCGCGGCGATCTTCCGCGCCTTGCATGTGCGCAACCGCCTCGAGGCCCTGGTGGCCGCCCAACACCTTGGGGACTGA